In Candidatus Methylomirabilis sp., the sequence GCCAGCACGGCCTCACGGCCGCCCTGGACCTGGGGAAATGGTGGCACGAGACGACGGGCCTGCCGCTGCCCCTCGGCGCCAACGCCGTCCGGCGGGACCTGGGCGAGCCGGCCGTGCGGGATCTCTCCCGGCTGCTCAAGGCGAGCATCCGGTACGGCCTCGAGCACCGCCAGGAGGCCCTGACCCACGCCCTGCAGTTCGGGCGGGGGCTCGACCGTACCGCGGCCGACCGCTTCATCGGAATGTACGTGAACGACTACACCCTCGACTTCGGCGTCAGCGGGCGCCGGGCCGTGGAGGTCCTTCTCCGGATGGGCTGGGAGGAGGGGGTCCTGCCGCGCTGTCCGGTGGTGCGCTTCGCCGAGGCGTGAGCCGGGAGACGAGCCGTGGCGAACGCGCGGGACGACCTCACGCAAGTGCGCGAGGCCAACGAGCGGTTCTACAAGGCCTTCGAGCACCTCAGCCTCGAGGAGATGGAGGCGGTCTGGGCCCAGACGCCCGGCGTCGTCTGCATCCACCCCGGCTGGCGGCTGCTCCGGGGGTGGCAGGCGGTCCGGGAATCCTGGGTGCTCATCTTCAAAAACAGCGGTGAGGTCCGCTTCACCCTGACCGATCTCCGGATCGAGCTGGCGGGGGCTTTCGCCTGGGTCGTCCTCACGGAGAACCTGCTGAGCCAGCAGCAGGGGAACGTCGCGGTCACCTCCATCCTGGCCACGAACCTCTTCCAGAAGCTCGACGGGAAGTGGCGGATGATCCTCCACCACTCCTCGCACATCATCGCCGGCCCCACGCGGGAGGAGTCCCGGACCGTCCACTGACCCCCCCTGCAGCTCCGCCACGCTGGAGGGCTTCCTCATCAACCCCCGGCAAATCCACTACGCCTACAGGTGCCCGGCGTGAGGCGGCTCGCCCTCTACCTTTGTTGCCTGGCGGCCGTTGGCGGCCTCACCCTCCTCGCCGGGTTCACGCCCCGGCAGGTGCTGGCGACCAGCATCTTCGGCGGCTTCATCGCCGGCACCCTCCTCTTCTGGAAATTCCGCCTCGCCTTCGCCCTCGGGGGCGTGGCCGTCCTCCTCGCTGCGGGCGTCCTGGACATCCCGCACCTGATCGAGTTCGCCGGTCTGGACGTCATCCTCTTCCTGGTGGGGATGATGGTGGTGATCGGCTTCCTGGAGCGGCGCCGGTT encodes:
- a CDS encoding nuclear transport factor 2 family protein, which codes for MANARDDLTQVREANERFYKAFEHLSLEEMEAVWAQTPGVVCIHPGWRLLRGWQAVRESWVLIFKNSGEVRFTLTDLRIELAGAFAWVVLTENLLSQQQGNVAVTSILATNLFQKLDGKWRMILHHSSHIIAGPTREESRTVH